In Microbacterium soli, the DNA window AGAACAACCACTGGGCGATCTCCGAGCCGGTCGGTCTGCAGTCGCCGTTCCCCCTCGCCGGTCGTGCGCCCGGGTTCGGCATCCCGAGTCTGCGCGTCGACGGCAACGATGTGCTGGCGTGCCTCGCCGCCATGCGCTGGGCGCTCGAGCACGCGCGCTCGGGGAAGGGACCCGCCTACCTCGAGGCCGTCACGTACCGGATGGGCCCGCACACCACCGCCGACGACCCCAAGCGCTACCGCGACGACGCAGAGCTGGAGAAGTGGCGCAGACTCGACCCCATCGCGCGGCTGGAGGCGCATCTGCGCGCTGCCGGCGAGCTGCCGCAGGACCACCTCGACGCCGTGCAGGCGCAGGCCGATGAGACGGCCCGAGACATGCGCGCGGCGTGCCTCGGCATGGTCACGCGGCCGGCCCTCACCGTCTTCGACCGCGTGTACGCCGAACCCCACTCCGGGCTCGAGCGCGAGCGTGCCGAGTACGCGGCGTACCTGTCGACCTTCGAGGAGGCGTGAGATGGCGCAGCTGACGCTGGGCAAGGCGCTCAACGCAGGGCTGCGGCAGGCCATGCGCGACGACGACAGGGTCGTGCTGCTGGGGGAGGACATCGGCACCCTCGGCGGCGTGTTCCGCATCACGGACGGCCTGCTGGAGGAGTTCGGCGCCCAGCGGGTCATCGACACGCCGTTGGCGGAGTCCGGCATCATCGGCACGTCGGTGGGGCTGGCGTTCCGCGGGTACCGTCCGGTGGTCGAGATCCAGTTCGACGGCTTCATCTATCCCGCCTTCGATCAGATCGTCTCGCAGGTCGCCAAGCTGCACTACCGCACGCAGGGCAGCGTGAAGATGCCGATCACGATCCGGGTTCCCTGGGCCGGTGGCATCGGCGCCGCCGAGCACCACTCCGAATCACCCGAGGCCTACTTCGTGCACACCGCCGGTCTTCGCGTGGTCGCCGTGTCGGATCCGCAGGACGCCTACCGCTGCCTGCGCCAGGCCATCGCCAGCGACGACCCCGTGCTGTTCTTCGAGCCCAAGCGGCTGTATCACCACAAGGGGGAGGTGGATCTGGCGTCTCCTCTTGCGGATGCTCCTCCCCTGGGACTGGCGAAGGTCGTGCGCAGAGGCGCCGACGCGACCGTCATCGCCTACGGCGCCATGGTCCGCACCGCCCTGGACGCCGCCGAGGCGGCCGAGGATGAGGGGATCTCCCTGGAGGTCATCGACCTGCGTTCGTTGTCTCCGGTCGACTACGAGACCGTCAACGCTTCGGTGCGCCGCACCGGACGCGTCGTCGTCGCCCACGAGGCGTCGCGCGAGGCGGGTGTCGGTGCGGAGATCATCGCCGGCATCACCGAGTTCTGCTTCGAATACCTCGAGTCGGCGCCGCTGCGGGTGACCGGCCACGACATCCCGTACCCGCCGGCGAAGCTGGAGAAGTTCCACCTGCCCGATCTGGACCGCATCCTCGATGCGGTGGATCGCGTCCTGGATCGTCCCAGCAGCATCAGCGGCGTGAAGGGAGCACAGCTGTGATCGAGGAGTTCCGTCTCCCCGACCTCGGGGAGGGTCTCACCGAAGCGGAGGTCGTGCAATGGCTCGTCGTGCCCGGTGACACCGTCACCTTGAATCAGACGCTCGCCGAGGTGGAGACCGCCAAAGCCGTTGTCGAGCTCCCCTCCCCGTACGAGGGCGTCGTCTCCGCGCTGCATGCCGAGGCCGGTGAGACGGTGGC includes these proteins:
- a CDS encoding alpha-ketoacid dehydrogenase subunit beta — protein: MAQLTLGKALNAGLRQAMRDDDRVVLLGEDIGTLGGVFRITDGLLEEFGAQRVIDTPLAESGIIGTSVGLAFRGYRPVVEIQFDGFIYPAFDQIVSQVAKLHYRTQGSVKMPITIRVPWAGGIGAAEHHSESPEAYFVHTAGLRVVAVSDPQDAYRCLRQAIASDDPVLFFEPKRLYHHKGEVDLASPLADAPPLGLAKVVRRGADATVIAYGAMVRTALDAAEAAEDEGISLEVIDLRSLSPVDYETVNASVRRTGRVVVAHEASREAGVGAEIIAGITEFCFEYLESAPLRVTGHDIPYPPAKLEKFHLPDLDRILDAVDRVLDRPSSISGVKGAQL